In Tachysurus fulvidraco isolate hzauxx_2018 chromosome 11, HZAU_PFXX_2.0, whole genome shotgun sequence, one DNA window encodes the following:
- the pccb gene encoding propionyl-CoA carboxylase beta chain, mitochondrial isoform X1, with amino-acid sequence MAAYTVLRSGGFLNALRALNTFARVPQTCAALSGGKSLLITQWRSSGHLSVQDRIEGKRRAALQGGGQNRTEGQHKRGKLTARERIVLLLDPDSFVEYDMFVEHRCADFGMQADHNKYPGDSVVTGQGRINGRLVYVFSQDFTVFGGSLSGAHAQKICKVMDQAMMVGAPVIGLNDSGGARIQEGVESLAGYADIFLRNVLASGVVPQISLIMGPCAGGAVYSPALTDFTFMVKDTSYLFITGPDVVKSVTNEDVTQEELGGAKTHTAVSGVAHKAFENDVDALLNLREFFNFLPLSNKDSAPVMESHDPSDRLVPGLDTLVPFESTKAYDMLDIIHSIVDERHFFEIMPNYAKNIVVGFARMNGRTIGIVGNQPKVASGCLDINSSVKGARFVRFCDAFNIPIITFVDVPGFLPGTAQEYGGIIRHGAKLLFAFAEATVPKITIITRKAYGGAYDVMSSKHLRGDVNYAWPSAEVAVMGAKGAVQIIFRGKENQAEAEAEYVEKFANPFPAAVRGFVDDIIQPSSTRMRICRDLEVLASKTQSNPWKKHANIPL; translated from the exons ATGGCGGCGTACACAGTGCTGAGGAGCGGCGGCTTTTTAAACGCTCTGAGAGCTTTAAACACTTTCGCTCGTGTTCCTCAGACATGTGCCGCTTTATCAGGGGGTAAATCTTTACTGATCACACAGTGGAGGAGTTCAGGACATCTCTCTGTGCAGGACAGAATCGAGGGTAAAAGGAGAGCAGCGTTACAGGGGGGAGGACAGAACAGGACAGAGGGGCAACATAAACgg GGGAAGCTGACGGCTCGAGAGCGAATCGTTCTGCTGCTGGATCCAGACTCGTTTGTTGAGTATGACATGTTTGTGGAACATCGCTGTGCAGACTTCGGAATGCAGGCTGATCACAACAAG taTCCAGGTGACAGTGTAGTCACAGGACAAGGCCGGATCAATGGCCGACTCGTTTACGTCTTCAGCCAG GACTTCACCGTGTTCGGAGGAAGTTTATCGGGAGCTCACGCCCAGAAAATCTGCAAA gtgatggACCAGGCGATGATGGTTGGAGCTCCAGTGATTGGTCTCAATGATTCAGGTGGTGCACGAATTCAGGAAGGAGTGGAATCTCTGGCAGGATACGCCGACATTTTCCTG agGAACGTGCTGGCATCAGGTGTTGTTCCTCAGATCTCTCTCATCATGGGTCCGTGTGCAGGAGGAGCCGTTTATTCTCCTGCTCTTACTGACTTCACCTTTATGGTCAAG gacaCATCGTACCTCTTCATCACAGGACCTGACGTGGTTAAATCAGTTACTAATGAAGATGTGACACAGGAGGAATTGGGAGgagccaaaacacacactgctgtgtccG gcGTGGCTCACAAGGCGTTTGAGAATGATGTGGATGCGTTGTTGAACCTCAGAGAGTTTTTTAACTTCCTGCCTCTCAGTAATAAAGACTCTGCTCCAGTCATGGAGAGTCACGACCCGAG TGATCGTCTTGTTCCTGGACTCGACACACTTGTTCCCTTTGAGAGCACAAAGGCTTATGACATGCTGGACATCATCCACAgt attgtaGATGAACGTCACTTTTTTGAAATCATGCCCAATTACGCCAAGAACATTGTGGTGGGATTCGCTCGTATGAACGGCCGCACCATcggcattgtgggtaatcaGCCCAAAGTAGCTTCag ggTGTTTGGACATTAACTCGTCAGTGAAGGGTGCACGTTTTGTACGCTTCTGTGACGCCTTCAACATTCCCATCATCACTTTTGTTGACGTTCCGGGATTCCTGCCAG GGACAGCGCAGGAGTACGGGGGGATCATCAGACACGGAGCCAAACTACTGTTCGCTTTCGCAGAAGCTACAGTCCCTaaaatcaccatcatcaccaggaag gCGTATGGTGGTGCGTATGATGTGATGAGCTCTAAACACCTGCGTGGTGATGTTAATTACGCCTGGccgtcagctgaggtggctgtCATGGGGGCAAAG GGCGCTGTGCAGATTATATTCAGGGGAAAGGAGAACCAGGCCGAGGCAGAGGCAGAATACGTGGAGAAGTTTGCCAACCCTTTCCCTGCTGCTGTCAGAg GGTTTGTTGATGACATCATCCAGCCGTCGTCCACACGCATGAGGATCTGCAGAGACCTGGAGGTTTTGGCGAGCAAGACACAGAGCAACCCGTGGAAGAAACACGCCAACATCCCGTTATAG
- the pccb gene encoding propionyl-CoA carboxylase beta chain, mitochondrial isoform X2, with protein sequence MFVEHRCADFGMQADHNKYPGDSVVTGQGRINGRLVYVFSQDFTVFGGSLSGAHAQKICKVMDQAMMVGAPVIGLNDSGGARIQEGVESLAGYADIFLRNVLASGVVPQISLIMGPCAGGAVYSPALTDFTFMVKDTSYLFITGPDVVKSVTNEDVTQEELGGAKTHTAVSGVAHKAFENDVDALLNLREFFNFLPLSNKDSAPVMESHDPSDRLVPGLDTLVPFESTKAYDMLDIIHSIVDERHFFEIMPNYAKNIVVGFARMNGRTIGIVGNQPKVASGCLDINSSVKGARFVRFCDAFNIPIITFVDVPGFLPGTAQEYGGIIRHGAKLLFAFAEATVPKITIITRKAYGGAYDVMSSKHLRGDVNYAWPSAEVAVMGAKGAVQIIFRGKENQAEAEAEYVEKFANPFPAAVRGFVDDIIQPSSTRMRICRDLEVLASKTQSNPWKKHANIPL encoded by the exons ATGTTTGTGGAACATCGCTGTGCAGACTTCGGAATGCAGGCTGATCACAACAAG taTCCAGGTGACAGTGTAGTCACAGGACAAGGCCGGATCAATGGCCGACTCGTTTACGTCTTCAGCCAG GACTTCACCGTGTTCGGAGGAAGTTTATCGGGAGCTCACGCCCAGAAAATCTGCAAA gtgatggACCAGGCGATGATGGTTGGAGCTCCAGTGATTGGTCTCAATGATTCAGGTGGTGCACGAATTCAGGAAGGAGTGGAATCTCTGGCAGGATACGCCGACATTTTCCTG agGAACGTGCTGGCATCAGGTGTTGTTCCTCAGATCTCTCTCATCATGGGTCCGTGTGCAGGAGGAGCCGTTTATTCTCCTGCTCTTACTGACTTCACCTTTATGGTCAAG gacaCATCGTACCTCTTCATCACAGGACCTGACGTGGTTAAATCAGTTACTAATGAAGATGTGACACAGGAGGAATTGGGAGgagccaaaacacacactgctgtgtccG gcGTGGCTCACAAGGCGTTTGAGAATGATGTGGATGCGTTGTTGAACCTCAGAGAGTTTTTTAACTTCCTGCCTCTCAGTAATAAAGACTCTGCTCCAGTCATGGAGAGTCACGACCCGAG TGATCGTCTTGTTCCTGGACTCGACACACTTGTTCCCTTTGAGAGCACAAAGGCTTATGACATGCTGGACATCATCCACAgt attgtaGATGAACGTCACTTTTTTGAAATCATGCCCAATTACGCCAAGAACATTGTGGTGGGATTCGCTCGTATGAACGGCCGCACCATcggcattgtgggtaatcaGCCCAAAGTAGCTTCag ggTGTTTGGACATTAACTCGTCAGTGAAGGGTGCACGTTTTGTACGCTTCTGTGACGCCTTCAACATTCCCATCATCACTTTTGTTGACGTTCCGGGATTCCTGCCAG GGACAGCGCAGGAGTACGGGGGGATCATCAGACACGGAGCCAAACTACTGTTCGCTTTCGCAGAAGCTACAGTCCCTaaaatcaccatcatcaccaggaag gCGTATGGTGGTGCGTATGATGTGATGAGCTCTAAACACCTGCGTGGTGATGTTAATTACGCCTGGccgtcagctgaggtggctgtCATGGGGGCAAAG GGCGCTGTGCAGATTATATTCAGGGGAAAGGAGAACCAGGCCGAGGCAGAGGCAGAATACGTGGAGAAGTTTGCCAACCCTTTCCCTGCTGCTGTCAGAg GGTTTGTTGATGACATCATCCAGCCGTCGTCCACACGCATGAGGATCTGCAGAGACCTGGAGGTTTTGGCGAGCAAGACACAGAGCAACCCGTGGAAGAAACACGCCAACATCCCGTTATAG